A window of the Streptomyces sp. NBC_00250 genome harbors these coding sequences:
- a CDS encoding MFS transporter, with protein sequence MTTTAAPPEGGVWKQSRSFEPAVRLLFLNQLTINLGFYMLMPYLAAHLADGLGMAAWAVGLVLGARNLSQQGMFLVGGALADRLGFKPLIVAGCALRTVGFGALAFAQSLPMLIAASLATGLAGALFNPAVRACLAAEAGEERRVEAFALFNVYYQAGILLGPLVGVALTGVSFRLTCVVAAVLFAGLTLVQLRYMPTSGAAARGKEERGQFRTVLSHRTFWFFSLAMTGSYVLSFQVYLALPLAAGGTGPTTALFVVSALVALAGQLRITAWCKRRLSRERCLVLGLALMGGAFLLPAVLGRGLVGLLLCAAVLAVANAVLYPYEMDTVVALSRGRWVATHYGLYNTVCGIGITLGNLGTGALLDVTGWSAVPWLALCAVGLVCAAAMALLARGGRLSEGAATD encoded by the coding sequence TTGACCACGACGGCGGCGCCTCCCGAGGGAGGCGTCTGGAAGCAGAGCCGTAGCTTCGAACCGGCCGTACGGCTCCTCTTCCTCAACCAGCTCACCATCAACCTCGGCTTCTACATGCTCATGCCGTACCTGGCCGCGCACCTCGCGGACGGGCTCGGCATGGCGGCCTGGGCGGTCGGGCTCGTCCTCGGCGCCCGGAACCTCTCGCAGCAGGGCATGTTCCTCGTCGGCGGGGCGCTCGCCGACCGGCTCGGCTTCAAGCCGCTCATCGTGGCGGGCTGCGCGCTGCGGACGGTCGGCTTCGGGGCGCTGGCGTTCGCGCAGTCGCTGCCGATGCTGATCGCCGCCTCGCTGGCGACCGGCCTCGCGGGGGCGCTGTTCAACCCCGCCGTACGGGCCTGCCTCGCGGCGGAGGCGGGGGAGGAGCGACGGGTCGAGGCCTTCGCGCTGTTCAACGTCTACTACCAGGCGGGCATCCTGCTCGGGCCGCTCGTCGGGGTGGCCCTGACAGGGGTGTCGTTCCGGCTGACGTGTGTGGTGGCGGCGGTGCTGTTCGCCGGGCTGACCCTCGTACAGCTCCGGTACATGCCCACCTCGGGGGCCGCCGCCAGGGGGAAGGAGGAGCGCGGGCAGTTCCGTACGGTGCTCTCCCACCGCACCTTCTGGTTCTTCTCGCTCGCGATGACCGGCTCGTACGTGCTGTCCTTCCAGGTCTATCTGGCGCTGCCGCTCGCCGCGGGCGGCACGGGGCCCACGACGGCGCTCTTCGTCGTCTCCGCCCTGGTCGCGCTGGCCGGGCAGCTGCGGATCACCGCCTGGTGCAAGCGGCGGCTGAGCCGGGAGCGGTGTCTGGTCCTCGGGCTCGCCCTGATGGGCGGGGCCTTCCTGCTCCCGGCCGTCCTCGGCCGGGGGCTGGTGGGGCTGCTGCTGTGCGCGGCGGTCCTGGCCGTCGCGAACGCGGTGCTCTACCCGTACGAGATGGACACCGTCGTCGCCCTGTCCCGGGGGCGCTGGGTGGCCACCCACTACGGGCTCTACAACACGGTGTGCGGGATCGGGATCACCCTCGGGAACCTGGGGACGGGCGCGCTGCTCGACGTGACCGGGTGGTCGGCGGTGCCGTGGCTCGCGCTGTGCGCGGTGGGGCTGGTGTGCGCGGCCGCGATGGCGCTGCTGGCGAGGGGAGGGCGGCTGTCCGAGGGGGCTGCCACGGACTGA
- a CDS encoding MerR family transcriptional regulator: protein MEWSIQEIAKKAGTTSRTLRHYGDRGLLEPSRIGANGYRYYDQAALVRLQRILLLRELGLSLPAIAEVLAGQRDTSAALRTHLALLEQERERIGRQIASVRTTLHKTENGEELMADEVFDGFDHTVYEEEVTERWGRDAYEKGDRWWRSLTAAQKKAFMDEQAGIARDFARALKDGLAAGSDEVQAIARRQVAWLSTTTTPSKEYVIGLGRMYVDDPRFTVNYDKHGEGTAVLVRDAMEIYAERNL, encoded by the coding sequence TCCAAGAGATCGCCAAGAAGGCCGGCACCACCAGTCGCACCCTCCGGCACTACGGAGACCGCGGACTGCTGGAGCCGAGCCGGATCGGCGCGAACGGTTACCGGTACTACGACCAGGCGGCGCTCGTGCGGCTGCAGCGGATCCTGCTGCTGCGCGAGCTGGGGCTCTCGCTGCCCGCCATCGCCGAGGTCCTCGCGGGGCAGCGGGACACCTCCGCCGCCCTGCGCACCCATCTCGCCCTCCTGGAGCAGGAGCGCGAGCGCATCGGACGGCAGATCGCCTCGGTGCGGACCACTCTCCACAAGACCGAGAACGGAGAAGAGCTCATGGCCGACGAAGTGTTCGACGGTTTCGACCACACGGTGTACGAGGAGGAGGTCACCGAGCGCTGGGGCCGCGACGCGTACGAGAAGGGCGACCGCTGGTGGCGCTCGCTCACCGCGGCGCAGAAGAAGGCGTTCATGGACGAGCAGGCCGGCATCGCCCGGGACTTCGCGCGGGCGCTCAAGGACGGCCTCGCCGCCGGCAGCGACGAGGTGCAGGCCATCGCGCGGCGCCAGGTCGCGTGGCTTTCCACCACCACGACCCCGAGCAAGGAGTACGTGATCGGCCTCGGCCGCATGTACGTCGACGACCCGCGCTTCACCGTGAACTACGACAAGCACGGTGAGGGCACCGCCGTCCTGGTCCGGGACGCGATGGAGATCTACGCGGAGCGGAACCTGTAG
- a CDS encoding PLP-dependent cysteine synthase family protein, with translation MNNLLSGSLLPVAEQTVGNTPVLRTDDGYWAKLEGFNFGGIKDRAALYMVEQARRRGELRPGAPIVESTSGTLGLGLALAGVLHGHPVHVVTDPGLEPIVERMLVAHGAQVHVVREPSPEGGWQQARMDRVAELLVSLDGAWWPNQYGNPDNPDAYAGLAAELSGQLDRIDVLVCAVGTGGHSAGISRALRATSSPALELVGVDSIGSTVFGLPAGERLMRGLGSSIHPGNVDHGAFDEIHWVGPAEAVRAARRLASRQFATGGWSVGAVALVAGWLARTRPRGTRIAAVFPDGPQRYFDTVFNDEFCAAHGLLDGPVREDPAGYVSADTVSGWTRKVIDRTGSAR, from the coding sequence ATGAACAACCTGCTGTCCGGCAGTCTGCTGCCCGTCGCCGAGCAGACCGTCGGCAACACTCCCGTCCTCCGCACGGACGACGGCTACTGGGCCAAGCTCGAAGGCTTCAACTTCGGCGGCATCAAGGACCGTGCCGCCCTCTACATGGTCGAACAGGCCCGCCGCCGCGGTGAGCTGCGGCCCGGCGCCCCGATCGTCGAGTCGACCTCCGGGACCCTCGGCCTCGGACTCGCCCTCGCCGGGGTGCTCCACGGGCATCCGGTGCACGTCGTCACCGATCCCGGTCTGGAGCCGATCGTCGAGCGGATGCTCGTCGCCCACGGCGCCCAGGTCCATGTCGTACGCGAGCCGAGCCCGGAGGGCGGCTGGCAACAGGCCCGGATGGACCGGGTCGCCGAGCTGCTCGTGAGCCTCGACGGGGCCTGGTGGCCCAACCAGTACGGGAACCCCGACAACCCCGACGCGTACGCGGGGCTCGCCGCCGAACTGTCCGGGCAGCTCGACCGGATCGACGTCCTCGTCTGCGCCGTCGGCACCGGCGGCCACTCGGCCGGCATCTCCCGGGCCCTGCGCGCCACCAGCAGCCCCGCCCTCGAACTCGTCGGCGTGGACTCCATCGGCTCCACCGTCTTCGGCCTGCCGGCCGGGGAGCGGCTGATGCGCGGCCTCGGCTCCTCCATCCACCCGGGCAACGTGGACCACGGCGCCTTCGACGAGATCCACTGGGTGGGCCCCGCGGAGGCGGTACGGGCGGCCCGCCGCCTGGCCTCGCGTCAGTTCGCGACGGGCGGCTGGAGCGTGGGCGCGGTCGCGCTGGTCGCCGGATGGCTGGCCCGCACCCGGCCGCGCGGGACACGGATCGCGGCCGTCTTCCCCGACGGGCCGCAGCGGTACTTCGACACCGTCTTCAACGACGAGTTCTGCGCGGCCCACGGCCTCCTCGACGGGCCCGTACGGGAGGATCCGGCCGGGTACGTCTCCGCCGACACGGTCAGCGGCTGGACCCGCAAGGTCATCGACCGGACGGGGTCGGCGCGTTGA
- a CDS encoding M23 family metallopeptidase, translating into MASNTPAPEAPFDAFGGGAGPAAPDTEWNPTEGSLRAESRSGGRHRVVKQRSNFARSSTVLGVGVIAAVGAGGLATAQEKPPVAISLPDLPDLADLHLPDAHDLPGVGDLLPEESHETVTAARANPNPLTVATYATADDEQGTKATQVTQASLVSRDGQATKAATGNAGEALRARILQQAEQQQASADAADKAAAEEAAAEKAAAEAAAKADAAEKAAAEAKAKAEAEAKAKAEAEAKAKAEAAAEAERLAKLAASYTLPLSSYSLSATYMQSGSMWSSGYHTGLDFAAPTGTPLKAVHGGTVKSAGWSGSYGYRVVLELEDGTEIWYAHMSSMTVSAGQTVGTGETIGRVGATGNVTGAHLHMEVHTPGGSGLDPAEWLRSKGLSL; encoded by the coding sequence GTGGCGTCCAACACTCCCGCACCCGAAGCCCCCTTCGATGCCTTCGGTGGTGGTGCGGGTCCTGCCGCCCCGGACACCGAGTGGAACCCCACCGAGGGCTCCCTCCGCGCCGAGAGCCGCTCCGGCGGCCGGCACCGTGTCGTCAAGCAGCGCTCCAACTTCGCCCGTTCCTCCACCGTCCTCGGTGTCGGTGTGATCGCGGCCGTCGGCGCCGGCGGCCTCGCCACCGCGCAGGAGAAGCCCCCGGTCGCCATTTCGCTCCCGGACCTTCCCGACCTCGCGGACCTCCACCTGCCGGACGCCCACGACCTCCCCGGTGTCGGTGACCTCCTCCCCGAGGAGTCCCACGAGACGGTCACCGCGGCCCGCGCCAACCCGAACCCGCTCACCGTCGCCACGTACGCCACCGCCGACGACGAACAGGGCACGAAGGCCACGCAGGTCACGCAGGCATCCCTGGTCAGCCGGGACGGTCAGGCCACCAAGGCCGCGACCGGCAACGCCGGCGAGGCCCTGCGCGCCCGCATCCTCCAGCAGGCCGAGCAGCAGCAGGCCTCCGCCGACGCCGCCGACAAGGCCGCGGCGGAGGAGGCGGCGGCCGAGAAGGCGGCCGCGGAGGCCGCGGCCAAGGCCGACGCCGCGGAGAAGGCGGCCGCCGAGGCGAAGGCCAAGGCCGAGGCGGAAGCCAAGGCGAAGGCGGAAGCCGAGGCCAAGGCGAAGGCCGAAGCGGCGGCCGAGGCCGAGCGCCTCGCCAAGCTCGCCGCGAGCTACACGCTGCCGCTCTCCTCGTACAGCCTCAGCGCCACCTACATGCAGTCCGGCTCGATGTGGTCCTCCGGCTACCACACCGGCCTCGACTTCGCCGCCCCCACCGGCACCCCGCTCAAGGCGGTCCACGGCGGCACCGTCAAGTCGGCCGGCTGGTCCGGCTCGTACGGCTACCGGGTCGTCCTGGAGCTGGAGGACGGCACCGAGATCTGGTACGCCCACATGTCGTCCATGACGGTCTCCGCTGGCCAGACCGTGGGCACCGGCGAGACGATCGGCCGCGTCGGCGCCACCGGCAACGTCACCGGCGCCCACCTCCACATGGAGGTCCACACGCCCGGCGGCTCCGGCCTCGACCCGGCGGAGTGGCTCCGCTCCAAGGGCCTCAGCCTCTGA